From Pseudoalteromonas sp. R3, one genomic window encodes:
- the rpsP gene encoding 30S ribosomal protein S16 — MVTIRLQRGGAKKRPFYQIVVADSRFSRDGRFIEKVGFFNPIAAGQEEKLRLDLARVDHWVGQGAGLSDRVAKLVKDARKAA, encoded by the coding sequence ATGGTAACTATTCGTTTGCAACGTGGCGGCGCTAAAAAGCGTCCATTCTATCAAATCGTGGTTGCGGATAGCCGTTTCTCGCGTGACGGTCGTTTCATCGAGAAAGTAGGTTTCTTTAACCCAATCGCTGCTGGTCAAGAAGAAAAACTTCGTCTAGACCTTGCCCGTGTTGATCACTGGGTAGGTCAGGGCGCTGGTCTTTCTGATCGCGTAGCTAAACTGGTTAAAGACGCTCGTAAAGCGGCTTAA
- a CDS encoding translation initiation factor, which produces MSESRLVYSTESGRIKHTESKPEPQAKLFKDGVVRIERQTKGRKGKGVMLVVGIDPAEHDMKKLAKTLKSKMGQGGALKDNVIEIQGDDRNKLKALLEAQGFKVKIAGG; this is translated from the coding sequence ATGTCAGAGAGCCGTTTAGTTTACTCAACCGAGTCTGGCCGCATAAAACACACTGAATCCAAGCCAGAGCCGCAAGCAAAACTGTTTAAAGATGGCGTGGTACGAATCGAACGCCAAACGAAAGGTCGCAAGGGCAAGGGCGTCATGCTGGTTGTTGGTATTGACCCGGCAGAACACGATATGAAAAAACTGGCGAAAACTTTAAAAAGTAAAATGGGTCAGGGCGGCGCACTCAAAGATAATGTGATAGAAATCCAAGGTGATGACCGTAATAAGCTTAAAGCGCTGCTAGAAGCACAAGGTTTCAAAGTTAAAATCGCGGGAGGCTGA
- the rimM gene encoding ribosome maturation factor RimM (Essential for efficient processing of 16S rRNA), protein MSQEKTSTIVVGKLGAPYGIKGWLKVHSFTDDPQGIFDFSPWLIGQQGKWQTLEVSDWRRHSKGFIAKFANINDRDEAMALTNAEISVDVEQLPELPEGEFYWRDLIGMTVVTTKGYNLGHVDDLMETGSNDVLVVKANKKDAFGQSERLIPFLTDSVVIEVKHEEREITVDWDPAF, encoded by the coding sequence ATGAGTCAAGAAAAAACCTCGACAATCGTTGTTGGTAAACTTGGTGCTCCTTATGGCATCAAAGGTTGGCTTAAGGTGCATTCATTTACTGATGATCCCCAAGGGATCTTCGATTTCAGCCCATGGTTGATAGGTCAACAAGGTAAATGGCAAACCCTTGAAGTGAGTGACTGGCGTCGTCACAGCAAGGGCTTTATCGCCAAGTTTGCGAACATCAACGACAGAGACGAAGCAATGGCACTGACCAATGCAGAAATCTCAGTAGATGTAGAGCAGCTCCCTGAATTACCAGAAGGGGAGTTTTATTGGCGAGATCTCATCGGTATGACAGTCGTTACGACAAAAGGGTATAACCTGGGTCATGTTGATGACTTGATGGAGACTGGATCAAATGACGTTTTGGTTGTGAAAGCAAACAAAAAAGATGCATTTGGTCAGTCTGAGCGCTTAATTCCATTCCTGACAGATTCTGTTGTGATTGAAGTTAAGCACGAAGAACGAGAAATTACTGTAGACTGGGATCCGGCGTTTTAA
- a CDS encoding STAS domain-containing protein gives MSLSKNASADGKTLTIQIKGKFDFNLVQSFRQAYAEVGNQTEKVVVDLRDTDYMDSSALGMLLNMKKTLGDSVSSIQISNCRPQLKKILQISRFDKKFDID, from the coding sequence ATGAGCCTGAGCAAAAATGCTTCAGCGGACGGAAAAACTTTAACGATACAAATCAAAGGAAAGTTTGATTTTAACTTGGTCCAATCTTTTCGTCAGGCCTATGCAGAAGTAGGCAATCAAACTGAGAAAGTCGTCGTTGATTTGCGTGACACGGACTATATGGATAGTTCAGCGTTAGGTATGTTGCTCAATATGAAAAAAACTCTGGGTGACTCGGTATCAAGCATACAGATCAGCAATTGCAGACCCCAGCTGAAAAAGATTTTGCAGATTTCAAGATTCGATAAGAAATTCGATATTGATTGA
- a CDS encoding fused response regulator/phosphatase, translating to MLILVVDDQPLNCRLLQTMLEHQQYEVLVANNGQEALDLLQDHDVDIVLLDVMMPVMDGFETAPKIKEHAGDVYLPVIFITALEDHASFEKCLHVGGDDFIHKPFDRIILSAKIRAHARTRKLSKEAYEQKKQLEYHYNQIEREHEIVEHIFRNALSGQDDFADLCDYHLSPASMFNGDMFLMAKSPIGGFYCLLGDFTGHGLAAAVGALPASKIFYTMVQKGMAVNDIAAELNSSLNTLLPGHMFCAAAIVEISSSGRNVSAWLGGFPDIYLIDSDGQVLKTIESQHMSLGILDEDEFERNTLHFEVDVGTRIVMATDGIIESEDPEGELFGEQRLIDVLSCKVDISTKDIIQQVREYSGHKEQQDDLSIAIINCLPDQSTEALPPEYSTLPFNISISLNAEQMRYTDPVLELVDILSKVEGLHAHRSNVFLLLSEAYNNSLDHGVLGLKSDLKNQDDGFIEYYHQRARALENLKDALIIINVRFSPEEYRLIFNICDSGNGFDHNTTALHQSQQEHGRGVELLSEIAQSVTYNQVGNEVELIYSLR from the coding sequence ATGCTAATTTTGGTTGTGGATGATCAGCCACTCAACTGTCGATTGCTACAAACCATGCTCGAACACCAGCAGTATGAGGTGTTAGTTGCTAATAATGGGCAGGAAGCGTTGGACTTGCTGCAAGACCATGATGTAGACATCGTATTGCTGGACGTGATGATGCCTGTGATGGATGGCTTTGAAACTGCGCCCAAAATCAAAGAGCATGCAGGAGACGTCTACTTACCTGTTATCTTCATCACTGCATTGGAAGACCACGCCAGCTTTGAAAAATGCCTTCATGTTGGAGGCGACGACTTCATTCATAAACCCTTCGACAGGATCATACTATCAGCCAAGATCCGAGCACACGCTCGAACAAGAAAACTGAGTAAAGAGGCTTACGAGCAAAAAAAACAGCTTGAATATCACTACAATCAGATTGAGCGCGAGCACGAGATTGTAGAACATATTTTCCGTAATGCATTGTCGGGTCAGGATGACTTTGCCGACCTGTGTGACTACCATTTGTCACCCGCATCTATGTTTAACGGCGATATGTTCTTAATGGCCAAAAGCCCCATCGGTGGTTTTTATTGTTTGCTTGGGGATTTTACGGGGCACGGGTTAGCGGCTGCGGTGGGTGCACTGCCAGCATCAAAGATATTTTATACTATGGTGCAAAAAGGCATGGCGGTGAATGATATTGCAGCCGAACTTAACAGTTCACTGAACACCTTGCTGCCCGGGCATATGTTCTGCGCAGCAGCCATTGTCGAAATTAGCAGCTCAGGCAGAAACGTGTCAGCCTGGCTTGGCGGTTTTCCGGATATTTATCTGATTGACAGTGACGGGCAGGTGCTCAAGACCATTGAATCTCAGCATATGTCGCTGGGGATCCTGGACGAGGATGAGTTTGAGCGTAACACTTTGCACTTTGAAGTCGATGTGGGTACCCGCATTGTCATGGCGACGGATGGCATTATCGAGAGCGAGGATCCTGAAGGGGAGCTATTTGGTGAACAACGGCTGATTGACGTATTAAGCTGTAAAGTGGATATTTCTACAAAGGATATTATCCAGCAGGTTAGGGAGTACAGCGGCCATAAAGAGCAACAAGACGATTTAAGCATTGCCATCATAAACTGCCTGCCTGACCAGTCTACGGAAGCGTTACCGCCAGAATACTCCACATTACCTTTTAATATCAGCATTTCACTTAATGCAGAGCAGATGCGATACACAGACCCCGTACTGGAGTTAGTTGATATCCTATCTAAAGTAGAGGGGCTGCATGCGCACAGATCCAATGTCTTCTTGCTGTTGTCGGAAGCCTATAATAATTCTCTGGACCACGGTGTACTGGGATTAAAATCCGATCTGAAAAACCAGGATGATGGCTTTATAGAATATTATCATCAAAGGGCACGTGCACTGGAAAACCTCAAAGATGCTTTGATCATTATAAATGTGCGCTTTAGCCCGGAAGAGTACCGTCTTATTTTTAATATTTGTGACTCGGGTAATGGGTTCGACCACAATACGACCGCGTTGCATCAATCTCAGCAGGAACATGGCAGGGGGGTGGAGTTGCTCTCTGAAATTGCGCAAAGTGTGACATACAATCAGGTCGGTAATGAAGTTGAACTCATTTACTCTCTTCGCTAA
- a CDS encoding TonB-dependent receptor, which yields MDPEYSDSLELGLKGSFDSSQFSLGVFHSTFDDFIANQLVRTEPTFIPNVSKQVYQYQNIEEVKIKGFEANMTLWLNDQIAIDSGLTYLHGKNSQTDDYIESLSPLNGFVKARYESEQWSLTTALRAASHMDKAPSDAAIKTAGWATVDVFADYHWHNWQLNMGIFNLLDKEYVNYERVAGSAADISLSQYTMPGRYLAAKVKVTF from the coding sequence CTGGATCCGGAATACAGTGATAGCCTTGAACTCGGTTTAAAAGGCAGTTTTGATAGCAGTCAGTTTTCTCTTGGTGTATTCCACTCTACCTTTGACGACTTTATTGCTAATCAGCTGGTCCGCACTGAGCCTACCTTCATCCCTAATGTCAGTAAACAGGTCTATCAGTATCAGAATATTGAGGAAGTAAAAATCAAAGGGTTTGAAGCCAATATGACCTTGTGGCTGAACGATCAGATTGCCATCGACAGCGGCCTGACCTACCTGCATGGTAAAAATTCACAGACCGATGACTACATAGAATCGCTGAGCCCGCTTAATGGCTTTGTTAAAGCGCGTTATGAGTCTGAGCAGTGGTCGCTGACAACGGCGTTGCGTGCTGCCAGTCATATGGATAAAGCCCCCTCTGATGCGGCAATTAAAACCGCTGGCTGGGCCACGGTTGATGTGTTTGCAGATTATCATTGGCACAACTGGCAGCTGAATATGGGTATCTTCAATCTACTGGATAAGGAATACGTCAACTACGAACGGGTCGCAGGCAGCGCTGCTGATATCAGCTTGTCTCAGTATACAATGCCGGGACGTTATCTGGCGGCCAAAGTTAAAGTCACCTTCTAG
- the rplS gene encoding 50S ribosomal protein L19, with product MAKVNQNIIKELEAEQLKQDVPAFGAGDTVVVQVRVKEGEKERLQAFEGVVIAKRNRGLHSAFTVRKISNGEGVERVFQTHSPLVSSIAVKRRGAVRRAKLYYLRERSGKSARIKEKLN from the coding sequence ATGGCAAAAGTAAACCAAAATATTATTAAAGAGCTTGAAGCTGAACAGCTTAAGCAAGACGTACCTGCTTTCGGCGCTGGTGACACAGTAGTTGTTCAGGTTCGCGTTAAAGAAGGCGAGAAAGAGCGTCTACAGGCCTTTGAAGGTGTTGTAATCGCTAAGCGTAATCGTGGTCTTCACTCTGCATTCACAGTTCGTAAAATCTCGAACGGTGAAGGTGTAGAGCGTGTATTCCAAACGCACAGCCCTCTTGTTAGCAGCATTGCAGTGAAGCGTCGTGGTGCAGTTCGCCGCGCGAAACTTTACTATCTGCGTGAGCGTTCTGGTAAGTCTGCACGTATTAAAGAAAAACTTAATTAA
- a CDS encoding chorismate mutase, protein MTQDTLDALRKDINEIDSELLILLAKRRRLSHSVLEYKITNNKPIRDEARELALLEKLISYGKSLGLDPFYINNVFQVILEDSVLNQQALLQKSLNPESLSDTHKVAYLGGQGSYSQLACHKYFSRRPGTLVELGCQTFSDITQSVEKGQADYGILPIENTSSGSINEVFDLLQHAQVSIIGEVTHSVEHCLLAQEGTTLKDINKIFAHHQPFAQCSRFLEGLGDLTQETCDSTSSALKLAADTPNSAAIGSAQAGKGFGLEVLKSGLANQAENHSRFIVVARQPLQVSTQIPTKTSLIMATKQKVGSLADALMVFKEHNINMTKLESRPVPGNPWEEVFYVDLQANVADKQVQSALESLKEHTQYVRILGCYQSESLQAVEVV, encoded by the coding sequence ATGACACAAGATACTTTGGATGCGCTACGTAAGGACATCAATGAAATTGATTCAGAACTGCTGATCCTGCTGGCAAAGCGCCGCAGATTGAGCCACAGCGTACTGGAATATAAGATCACCAATAACAAGCCTATCAGAGACGAGGCTCGTGAGCTGGCGCTGCTGGAAAAACTCATTAGTTACGGCAAATCACTCGGACTAGACCCTTTTTATATCAACAACGTTTTTCAGGTGATCCTGGAAGACTCAGTATTGAATCAACAAGCGCTACTACAGAAAAGTCTGAATCCGGAGTCTCTGAGTGATACTCATAAAGTTGCTTATCTGGGTGGGCAAGGTTCTTATAGCCAGCTTGCCTGTCACAAGTATTTCAGCCGTCGCCCGGGTACACTGGTTGAGCTGGGGTGTCAGACGTTTTCGGACATCACCCAGTCTGTTGAAAAAGGCCAGGCTGACTACGGTATACTACCGATTGAAAATACCAGCTCAGGGAGTATCAATGAAGTCTTTGATTTACTCCAGCATGCTCAGGTTTCTATTATTGGTGAGGTAACACATAGTGTTGAACACTGTTTGCTGGCACAAGAAGGCACTACCCTCAAGGACATCAATAAGATTTTCGCTCATCACCAACCTTTCGCACAATGTAGCCGCTTCCTCGAAGGACTTGGCGATCTGACACAAGAAACCTGCGACTCCACGTCCAGCGCACTGAAACTGGCCGCAGACACACCAAACAGTGCAGCGATTGGTTCAGCACAGGCAGGTAAGGGATTCGGTTTAGAAGTGCTTAAAAGTGGTCTGGCTAATCAAGCGGAAAATCACAGTCGTTTCATTGTTGTTGCACGTCAGCCACTACAAGTATCAACTCAGATCCCTACCAAAACCAGCCTGATCATGGCAACTAAGCAAAAAGTCGGCTCTCTTGCCGATGCCTTGATGGTGTTCAAAGAACACAATATCAATATGACCAAGCTGGAATCACGCCCTGTGCCAGGTAACCCATGGGAAGAAGTGTTTTATGTTGATCTGCAGGCTAATGTCGCGGATAAACAAGTGCAAAGCGCCCTGGAATCTTTGAAAGAGCATACCCAGTATGTACGTATTCTGGGTTGTTACCAAAGCGAATCACTACAGGCAGTAGAAGTGGTATAA
- a CDS encoding EAL domain-containing protein: MGYRRPVSRFGFNSLSVKLPVLTAAVCLIAGVIAAALMLKTEEKQLVHEEFHELKQKSEQTLIHFSEFLTLKKKLAQQANMVVGRTLFSDQSEQRASYPQVQINRTDGRVNSIAANGISAAYLPEKNLNEQNQALLNESEYVWNSLSPLLLQDFFNFYLYTTDDFVRISPPNSLLIDGKGSNHFSIHALPLLREELNPTRQALWSGIHFDEVWSKWVVSVLVPLYVDDIYQGYTGSDLELDVLLRRLPESSDTLSYIVFDKQGRVLSAPNMGIIAHNNELADKSSLPVAFQEMIDSTLRVNLPSLQSEFGYNQESYLANVVHLMELDWYVGYYKKRDTALSALNNLKWKFSGLFILYGLFVSLLLHQVIYHLILKRVNQSVNALISFGKGQLESPELPDANDELGVLNASINDMSSETRKLIHGLNTRVLERESAQKQANRLGKAVEFSGTGVLITNDRFKIEYVNPKMLEMTGFNEAHFIGAPLLGIVSKEMAIIVDDIDFDLRSRNYWRGDTLLQGVSDEQIWVSLSISPIREESGRISSYVASAQDISFVKESQRKMEELAYFDTLTGLANRTFFRMQLRKSMALAERGHYAFALFYFDLDEFKRINDTLGHDAGDRLLVEVAERLKQRLRAEDTIARLGGDEFAVLLSGIESRDNAMDVAHTIQRTLAKPIRLGNNEVIVSASIGITLAPFDSKEEEQLLKHADLAMYEAKAKGRNTFHFYSQELDAAANERLYIENELRQAIKEGQFSLRYQPQIDSTTEQVVGYEALVRWYHPEKGFIAPTKFIPIAEATGMIVELGAWVLREACQFSARLRRSGRTADISINLSARQFKDAELIEYISTTLKETGLSPDMLHLELTESMLMGDVEAAIEQLLEMKKLGVSLSIDDFGTGYSSLSYLKRFPVDVLKVDRSFVKDIPQDSNDMEITAAIIAMAQKLSMKVIAEGVETQEQVAFLQRNNCFIVQGYYYSAPLTEHEILMQSQHPDIGQGKQAH; encoded by the coding sequence GTGGGCTATCGACGACCTGTGTCTCGCTTTGGTTTTAACTCACTCAGTGTCAAACTCCCGGTGTTAACGGCAGCCGTTTGTTTGATTGCCGGCGTTATTGCTGCCGCACTGATGTTGAAAACCGAAGAAAAGCAACTTGTGCATGAAGAATTTCATGAGTTAAAGCAAAAAAGCGAGCAAACGCTCATACACTTTTCCGAATTCTTAACGTTGAAGAAAAAATTGGCGCAGCAAGCCAATATGGTTGTCGGCAGAACACTCTTCTCTGATCAAAGTGAGCAACGTGCATCATATCCTCAGGTGCAAATAAATCGTACAGATGGGCGTGTTAACAGCATTGCAGCTAACGGTATTTCGGCGGCTTATCTACCTGAAAAAAACCTAAATGAACAAAATCAGGCGTTGCTCAACGAATCTGAATATGTCTGGAATTCATTATCTCCTTTGCTCCTTCAGGACTTTTTTAATTTTTACCTTTATACCACCGACGATTTTGTACGGATATCGCCACCAAACTCATTATTGATTGATGGTAAAGGGAGTAATCATTTCAGCATTCATGCCTTACCGCTATTGAGGGAAGAACTGAATCCGACTCGTCAGGCACTATGGTCGGGGATCCACTTCGATGAAGTCTGGAGCAAGTGGGTAGTCAGCGTGCTTGTCCCTCTGTATGTAGATGACATATATCAGGGCTATACAGGCAGCGATTTAGAGTTAGATGTGCTGTTGAGGCGCCTTCCTGAGAGTTCAGATACCCTTAGTTATATAGTGTTTGATAAGCAGGGAAGAGTCTTGTCCGCACCAAATATGGGTATTATTGCGCACAATAATGAACTGGCAGATAAGTCTTCATTGCCGGTAGCGTTCCAGGAGATGATAGACAGCACGTTACGGGTTAACTTACCCAGCCTGCAAAGTGAGTTTGGATATAATCAGGAATCTTATCTCGCTAATGTGGTCCATTTGATGGAGTTAGACTGGTATGTCGGCTATTACAAAAAACGTGACACCGCATTATCTGCTCTCAATAATCTCAAATGGAAATTCTCTGGTTTATTTATCCTTTACGGTCTCTTTGTTTCCTTATTACTACATCAGGTTATTTATCATCTGATTTTAAAACGTGTCAATCAGTCTGTGAATGCGCTGATCTCGTTTGGCAAAGGTCAGCTTGAATCCCCAGAATTACCTGATGCCAACGATGAGTTAGGTGTGCTGAATGCGTCAATTAATGATATGAGCAGCGAAACCCGTAAGCTGATCCATGGCCTCAATACTCGAGTATTGGAACGAGAGTCTGCTCAAAAACAAGCGAACCGCCTGGGTAAAGCTGTTGAATTTTCCGGGACCGGAGTGCTTATCACCAATGATAGGTTTAAAATTGAATACGTGAACCCCAAAATGCTGGAGATGACCGGCTTTAATGAAGCGCATTTTATTGGTGCGCCTTTGCTTGGGATTGTTTCGAAAGAAATGGCGATTATCGTTGACGACATAGATTTTGACCTACGCAGTCGGAACTACTGGCGAGGCGATACACTGCTACAAGGTGTTTCTGATGAGCAAATCTGGGTGAGCCTGAGCATATCCCCTATTCGCGAGGAAAGTGGCAGGATCTCAAGCTATGTTGCATCAGCGCAGGATATCTCCTTTGTTAAAGAAAGCCAGCGTAAAATGGAAGAACTGGCCTACTTTGACACGCTGACCGGGCTGGCAAATCGTACCTTTTTCCGAATGCAGTTGCGCAAATCAATGGCACTTGCCGAACGCGGACATTATGCTTTTGCGTTGTTTTACTTCGACCTCGATGAGTTCAAGCGTATCAATGACACCCTGGGTCACGATGCCGGGGACCGATTATTGGTTGAAGTCGCCGAACGCTTAAAGCAGCGGTTGCGAGCTGAAGATACGATAGCACGTCTGGGCGGTGATGAGTTCGCTGTGCTCCTCAGTGGCATAGAAAGTCGAGATAATGCCATGGATGTGGCCCACACAATTCAACGAACACTCGCTAAACCAATCCGACTTGGTAACAACGAGGTCATTGTCAGCGCCAGCATAGGCATCACATTGGCACCTTTTGACAGCAAAGAGGAAGAGCAGCTATTAAAGCATGCTGATCTTGCCATGTACGAAGCAAAGGCTAAGGGAAGAAATACCTTTCACTTTTATTCTCAGGAACTGGACGCGGCTGCCAACGAGCGTTTGTATATTGAGAACGAGCTCCGCCAGGCGATCAAAGAGGGCCAGTTCAGCCTGCGTTATCAGCCTCAGATTGACAGTACTACAGAACAAGTCGTCGGGTATGAGGCACTGGTTCGCTGGTATCACCCTGAAAAAGGGTTTATTGCGCCAACTAAATTTATTCCTATTGCTGAAGCGACAGGTATGATTGTTGAACTGGGCGCCTGGGTATTGCGAGAAGCCTGTCAATTTTCCGCGAGGTTGCGCCGCAGTGGCCGCACTGCGGATATTTCCATCAACCTGTCTGCACGGCAATTCAAGGATGCAGAGTTGATTGAGTATATTTCAACTACGTTGAAAGAAACCGGCCTGTCTCCCGATATGTTGCACCTTGAGTTAACAGAAAGCATGTTGATGGGGGATGTGGAGGCGGCGATAGAACAACTGCTGGAAATGAAAAAGTTGGGTGTGTCCTTGTCTATTGATGACTTTGGCACGGGTTACTCTTCGCTCAGTTACCTGAAGCGCTTTCCGGTCGATGTGCTCAAAGTGGACCGCTCATTCGTTAAGGACATTCCTCAAGATTCGAATGACATGGAGATCACGGCGGCAATCATAGCGATGGCACAGAAGTTGAGCATGAAAGTGATTGCTGAAGGCGTAGAGACTCAGGAGCAGGTGGCATTTTTACAAAGAAATAACTGCTTTATTGTACAAGGTTACTACTACAGTGCGCCTTTAACTGAACACGAAATTCTGATGCAAAGTCAACACCCTGATATAGGACAGGGCAAACAGGCGCATTAA
- the tyrA gene encoding bifunctional chorismate mutase/prephenate dehydrogenase: MSQTSELTLLREKIDACDSALVDLLAQRRELTEQVGKIKQVTGAPLHVPQREADLIEARRAQADEKGVNPDLVEDILRRMMREAYENQQSELACAAPQLSPVVIVGGAGAMGQLFTRQLERSGYEVRILDKAQQADQATILSGAKLVLLSVPINALEQVISELPPLPDDCVLADITSVKQAPLQAMMKKHPGPVVGLHPMFGPDISHWVKQTVVVCDGRNSEVYQGLLEQLKIWGCHLANMAAKKHDQAMQIIQVMRHLTTFVYGQFLARQCHTLEELKGCSSPIYQLELMMVGRLFAQSGELYTDIMLAQFDEVEGLLASYQDTFEQTLSRLQSGDKAALMAAFDEAKSYFSDSAQTFLRQSRGLLNKANDAKVIS, translated from the coding sequence ATGAGTCAAACATCTGAACTAACTTTGCTCAGGGAAAAAATTGACGCCTGCGACAGTGCGTTGGTTGACCTGCTGGCGCAGCGGCGAGAACTCACTGAGCAGGTTGGAAAAATCAAGCAAGTCACTGGGGCACCGCTGCATGTACCACAAAGGGAGGCAGACCTGATTGAGGCAAGGCGAGCGCAGGCCGATGAAAAGGGCGTCAATCCGGATCTCGTTGAAGATATATTGCGTCGAATGATGCGTGAAGCCTATGAGAATCAGCAAAGTGAGCTGGCTTGCGCAGCCCCTCAGTTATCTCCTGTTGTGATTGTTGGTGGCGCAGGTGCTATGGGTCAATTGTTTACCCGCCAGTTAGAGCGCTCAGGGTACGAAGTGCGTATTTTGGATAAAGCACAGCAAGCAGATCAAGCGACGATACTCTCGGGTGCTAAGCTGGTGCTACTAAGTGTCCCGATTAATGCGCTGGAGCAGGTGATCAGTGAATTACCTCCACTTCCTGACGATTGCGTGCTGGCAGATATTACCTCTGTCAAACAAGCACCCTTGCAAGCGATGATGAAAAAGCACCCCGGGCCTGTGGTGGGGTTGCACCCAATGTTTGGGCCAGATATTTCACATTGGGTGAAGCAAACCGTAGTGGTGTGTGACGGGCGCAATAGCGAGGTGTATCAGGGATTGCTTGAACAGCTTAAGATCTGGGGGTGTCATTTGGCTAATATGGCGGCCAAAAAGCACGATCAGGCTATGCAGATCATCCAGGTTATGCGCCACCTTACGACTTTTGTTTATGGCCAATTTCTGGCTCGTCAGTGTCATACGCTGGAAGAGCTAAAAGGATGTTCATCACCGATTTATCAGCTTGAGCTCATGATGGTTGGCCGCCTGTTTGCGCAGTCCGGGGAGCTGTACACAGATATCATGTTGGCACAGTTTGATGAAGTGGAAGGGCTGCTGGCAAGCTACCAGGATACCTTTGAACAGACACTGAGCCGTTTGCAATCAGGTGACAAAGCGGCACTTATGGCCGCCTTTGATGAGGCAAAAAGCTACTTCTCGGACAGTGCACAAACCTTTTTACGTCAAAGCCGTGGTCTGCTCAATAAGGCCAACGACGCTAAGGTCATTTCTTAG
- the trmD gene encoding tRNA (guanosine(37)-N1)-methyltransferase TrmD → MSEQQKLWVGVISLFPEMFDAVTQQGVTGRAVKNGLIDFHCWNPRDYALDKHRTVDDRPYGGGPGMLMMVEPLKQAILDAKQAAGEGAKVIYMSPQGRKLDQQGAAELAQSEKLILVAGRYEGIDERIIESYVDEEWSIGDFILSGGELPAMTLIDAVARLVPGVLGHNQSAEQDSFSDGLLDCPHYTRPETLDGKQVPAVLLSGNHQAIAEWRLKQSLGRTWLRRPDLLRNLALTEEQARLLAEFQQEHEACG, encoded by the coding sequence ATGAGTGAACAGCAAAAACTGTGGGTTGGGGTGATCTCACTCTTTCCTGAAATGTTTGACGCGGTAACTCAGCAAGGTGTCACCGGTCGGGCCGTAAAAAACGGGCTGATCGACTTTCACTGCTGGAATCCGAGAGACTATGCACTGGATAAGCACAGAACTGTTGACGACCGACCTTATGGTGGTGGTCCGGGCATGCTGATGATGGTCGAGCCTCTCAAACAAGCCATTCTTGATGCCAAACAGGCAGCAGGGGAAGGCGCTAAAGTAATTTATATGTCTCCACAAGGGCGGAAGTTAGATCAACAAGGTGCGGCCGAACTGGCTCAATCCGAAAAGTTGATTTTAGTCGCTGGTCGCTACGAAGGTATAGACGAGCGGATCATCGAGTCGTATGTCGACGAAGAATGGTCCATCGGGGATTTTATTTTAAGTGGGGGTGAACTGCCCGCCATGACGTTAATCGACGCAGTCGCGCGATTGGTGCCAGGTGTGTTAGGCCACAACCAGTCTGCAGAACAAGATTCGTTCTCAGACGGCTTATTAGATTGTCCACACTATACTCGGCCAGAAACGTTGGATGGAAAACAGGTGCCTGCTGTATTGCTCAGTGGAAACCACCAAGCGATAGCCGAGTGGCGCTTAAAGCAGTCACTGGGAAGAACTTGGCTACGCCGTCCAGACTTGTTGCGTAACCTAGCTCTGACTGAGGAGCAAGCGCGTTTGCTTGCTGAATTTCAGCAAGAACATGAAGCTTGTGGCTAG